AGGGTGAAGAAGGCTCCTCTGAGGGGCTCTCTGCTGAGGACCTACATCATCCATATCCTCACCCGCTCTGTGCTGGAGGTCACCTTCATCCTGGGCCAGTACCTACTCTACGGTATCCAGCTGGAGCCTCTCTACAGATGTGAAAGGCTGCCCTGCCCCAACAGTGTAGACTGTTACATCTCCAGGCCCACAGAGAAGACCATCTTCATGGTTTTCATGATTGTCATCGCTGGCGTGTCCCTTTTCCTAAATATTCTAGAAATATCCCACCTGGGCATCAGGAAAATCAAACAGACGCTCTATGGAGAGAGGTACACAGAAGATGACAGTTTGATTTACAAGTCCAAGAGGAGGTCGTCCTTACCGCACCTTTGTGTCATGAGTAATGTATCGCCTCACAACGGGCCTTTGACTCAGACCTTCCAGGTGATTCCAGAGGCGGACATGAGGCCTCCTCACTACAGCAGCGGGCCCAAGGCCAGTCAGGAGGTCCCCAGACACAACAGCGTGGCCTGTATGGGACAGACTGCTTATATCTGCCCACAGCCCAGGATGGCACCCAGATCTAGCCTGAACTATGTAATCCAACCCCCCCAGATCCATGAAAGTCTAGTGGTTCATCCAAGCACAGCGGACCCACATCCAGCCTGGGCCTCTGCAGGCTCCAACATGGAAGGAAGTGCAATAAGCCATCATGAGGACAGCCATGAAGCGCTACACCCTCACTCTAGCCATCTGGAGGCTCTCGCTCTACTTTCGAGCAGCCCCTTACGGCCCTCTGCTATCACAGACCTGGATGAGGACGAGCGAAGGGAGTCAGTGGAGAGTCATATCCAGGTTCCCAATCCAAGGAAGACCAGCTTCATGATGAGGCCGCCATCTGAGAGCTTGTCCTCCATGAGCGGCTGCACCAGCCCCTCGGTGCATACGTCTGAGGAGTCTGACGAACTGGGCTCCCTGCAGGGAGACATGCCCATGATGCCGCCTCCCGGAGGACGCAGGATGTCAATGGTAAGAGTTTAGTTGAACTGATGTTCAGGGTCTACCAGAGCAGAAGATCTGGAACATGTTGGGTTTCCATCCAAATCTTTCAGTCACtttatcaaattaaattaaatcaaattctaTTTATATAGTTCCAAATCATACCAAAAGTTCTCtcctgacactttacatatcgagccggtccaaaccagactctgaagtcAGGtgacagaacccaacagaaccctccaggagcaaacactagtgagtggagacagtggaagaaaaaggagctttaacagcagaaacctggagcagagccagactcctggaggatcgGAACTTTCTGAAAATCAGCACAAAAGAAGTACATTTATTCATGTGTCAATGGGATATCTGAAGATTTTTTCCTAAACTTTGAATGTtttcatgcacaaaaatgaaatttGGAATAATCCCAGCTGCCTGGAAGGGCACCAATACATTTAATTAATGaaaatcagaggtgtcaagtaacctTAAGTCACCTTATTTAAGTAGAagttttggttatctatactttactggagtaattctTTTCAGACGACTTTTGACTTCTattccttacattttcacacaacTCTGTACTTTCTGTTCCTTACAatttaaaaatagcctcattactcctgtttcatttcagcttgttttcattctggcttgtcatcgttcaaataaaaaaaaaaaacctatccaTATAATTCACACCATCCAGACAGAGTGAATATAAGTGCTGTTGGATTAAAAGTATAAACACATACCATTCTTACATCCTATTGGTTTGTACGTGATCCATCACACctgatttttttgcaccattccaacacttctattcaactagtcatcatgtCGTCAGCTCCATCAAACACATGTgaatgctcagtaggacacatatatggttctttaatacatttgcattggactaaagtGCGTTCATGTTCATTGGGCATATATGCAGCttaaacaggtagactagtgcatcccagaTGTTTCACCATTAGCATTTTCATAGAACATTAGAGTCATTATGGCCTTCAGAAAactgttttttggggaggtgggtaGTGCACTATCGGCCCCTGTGGCGCCGCCTAAGCTTTGGTCCTAACGGCATTTTTTCCTCTTACACTTactttttactttaaataattttaaaaccagtacttttacactttgacTTGAGTAAAAAGCTGGAGTTGATACttgaacttctacagaagtctgtttaaaccctagtattTAAACTTCTccctgaggaatgaatgggaatactcTGGACACCTCTGATGAAAAtgaaatcatgaaaatgtttgccgATATGAACACAGCTCAGCCTTTTACTGCTGCTGTTCGAAGCATCAAAACTACCTTAAAGAACTCAACAGTCTCAAACACAGTGGTTTATAATGTCTAACATTCAACCTCATGCATCTAATCAGTCCAACCTTCTCCTAATAACAGTACAGAACTGTTCCATATTTGATCCACAAAGTTAAAGGCCCGAAACGGAATTTGTCCAAAGTTGAAAGAAATGGGCTTGACATTAGTTTAAATAGATGAAAAAGTTATGAGAAAAGCAGAATAAGAGAAAGAAGGAGTGATGGAGTCAGAATCCGACAAAACCAACGACTGTTAAtccactgaaaaacaaacaaaacaaacaaatgggcCGGTTCTGTCTGTGCCATGTTCTCAGCTGGAGTTAGTCCACATGAAGGCCTTCTGTTCTGACAGGAGGACCAACAGCGTTAAAAACCAGACTGGACAGGATGTGAGAATGAAGTACAACGGAACAGAAAACAAAAGATGGATAAGAATTCATTAGGAACAGTGGAAACAGGtctgatacatatatatatatataaaactaagtATCACGTTCATAGTATTTCATATTTGTatcatttagagcaggggtgtcaaacacgtggcctgggggccaaagggtccagttcggcccctgggatgaatctgggaaaaattgcaaaaattacactgaagaaatgaacaatcaatggtgggtccagttcagcccctgggatgtttttgccaagtccaaaaattccacagtcttgaattgaattaagcaaaaattttttagcttgaattaaggaaaaaatcttgaaataagccaaaaaataaatcttcaattaagtaaaaaataaaatcttcagttaagtaaaaaaaatcttcagttaagccaaaaaaaatctcaaatttagcaaaaaatcttcaatt
This portion of the Sphaeramia orbicularis chromosome 22, fSphaOr1.1, whole genome shotgun sequence genome encodes:
- the LOC115414197 gene encoding gap junction alpha-10 protein-like; the encoded protein is MGDWNLLGSILEEVHIHSTIVGKIWLTILFIFRMLILGAAAEDVWDDEQTEFVCNTDQPGCKAVCYDRAFPISLIRFWVLQVIFVSAPSLVYMGHALYCIRALEKERHRKRAQLKEEMDEVELALDEHKRLEKELKKLEEQKRVKKAPLRGSLLRTYIIHILTRSVLEVTFILGQYLLYGIQLEPLYRCERLPCPNSVDCYISRPTEKTIFMVFMIVIAGVSLFLNILEISHLGIRKIKQTLYGERYTEDDSLIYKSKRRSSLPHLCVMSNVSPHNGPLTQTFQVIPEADMRPPHYSSGPKASQEVPRHNSVACMGQTAYICPQPRMAPRSSLNYVIQPPQIHESLVVHPSTADPHPAWASAGSNMEGSAISHHEDSHEALHPHSSHLEALALLSSSPLRPSAITDLDEDERRESVESHIQVPNPRKTSFMMRPPSESLSSMSGCTSPSVHTSEESDELGSLQGDMPMMPPPGGRRMSMSMFLDISSIMKK